Within the Hevea brasiliensis isolate MT/VB/25A 57/8 chromosome 2, ASM3005281v1, whole genome shotgun sequence genome, the region GTTTGACTAAGCGGAATATGCTGGAATATACTTAGAAAATGGATGAAATGACTAACGTGTTTGACAAAACCAAACAATAGGGACTTTTTAATCTATTTGCCAAAATAGACGGATGGAAGTGTTAATGATGGCAAGCATAGGGACTAAATGGTAATTTACCCATGTTTCTAACCTTCCCTTTATAAACTCTGTTTCTACAATTTGAAGATTCAATGTGTTTTTCCTTGAAATTTATGTTCTTACACTTGTATACAGTCCCTTTCCACATTTTGAATGGATTGTTTTGCTTAAAATCACTCTAATTTGTATTGATCTAGGTTTTACTTGTTTGCAGTTGAGGATCTTTTTTCGGTACATTTGTAACTTTTAATAAAGAGGAGAGAGAGTGTTAGGGTTTAAACTCTTAACCTCTTGCATTGTGAGGCAGCCACTCAATGCTTGGCTACTAGAATGGCATAGTTAAGGGCATAAGAACTTAAGAAGGCATATGACATAATATTTCATTGGCCCAATCATTTGTCTAGTACTTTTGTGAGAGCATATGAAGAAGGCATAAACACATGCATGCACGAATATGTGTGTTTGTAATTAAATCATTTGTGATTCTTGCTTAGTACTTAGATTGTGTAGTTAACAAGTTTTTGGTTTGCTGTAGGTATCCTAATCCATCAGCATTCACATATGAGAAGCGCCTCTTTTGCCCTTTTGAATATGCTCTACAGCCTCCGTCGTGGTATAAACCAGAGCATATATCTGTAAACAAGCCTGAGCTGCCTGTTGGGGTGTCTGAACTGAAGCAGTATGATGGACCTCAGTGTTTTGTCATCCCTGGAAACCATGGTCAGTTCTCATTTTATCATGAACCTGCCATAGATTTTCTTTTTCCATATATTATTAAAACTCTTGGTCTTACAAGTTGTTTgcagttatatttatttttgtaGTTTTCTGATATCTTATATCAGTATTATGTGTTTCCTTTGTTGAGTCTGGTTTCTTCTCATTAAAAGATTCTTAAAACTTGTTGGCTTAATCGGACTTTTGTTTCTGTCTTTGTAGATTGGTTTGATGGACTTCATACTTTCATGAGATACATATGTCACAAGAGCTGGTTAGGCGGGTGGTTTATGCCCCAGAAGAAGAGCTATTTTGCCTTGCAACTCCCTAAAAGATGGTGGGTTTTTGGTCTTGATCTAGCACTCCATAATGATATTGATGTGTACCAGTTCAAATTCTTTTCAGAACTAATAAAGGAGAAGGTACTTTCTTCTTTATCTTTTTTACCAGATTGATATTTATGCAACTAAAATTACCCAAGTAGAATATATTTGTTGTGACCTACATTTGTTCTTTCCTTTCTGTTTGACTGTTGAGATCTTTTTCTCATCATCCTTAATTCAGGTTGGAGATAATGACTCAGTGATCATTATGACACATGAACCAAATTGGCTGCTCGATTGGTACTGGAATAGTGTTTCTGGAAAGAATGTCTCGCACCTGATATGTGATTATTTGAAAGGAAGGTGCAAGCTTCAAATAGCTGGGGATTTGCATCATTATATGCGTCATTCATATGTTCCATCAGATAGGCCTGTTCATGTGCAACATTTACTTGTAAATGGTTGTGGTGGAGCATTTTTACATCCTACCCATGTCTTCAGTAATTTCAAAGAATTGTACGGAACTAACTATGAGACCAAGGCTGCCTATCCTTCATTAGAAGATTCAAGCAGGGTAGTTTTTGGATTTGTTTTGAACTTTCTTTGTAATATCTTTATATCCTTCAATTTCTTATTGTTACTTTATATCCTTCAATTTCGTAGTGTTATGGCTCCTTGTTATTATGTTGCAGATTGCACTGGGAAATATTTTGAAGTTCCGAAAGAAGAACTGGCAATTTGATTTCATTGGTGGCATTATATACTTTGTGTTGAGCTTTTCTACGTTCCCACAGGTGAGAATCTGTTCTGTTCTGATCTATTATTCATATCCATGCTACTTACCCAACGTTAGGTTTGTTTGTACCTCAATGCTTAACAATTAGGATGCTTTGGGTTTTTGTGTTCTTACTCTCATCCATGCCATATTAAGTGTTTGGACGCCCAGCAAGCTGACAATTAGGATGTCTTTAAATTTCTCTTCCTTTTGGGTGAAAATTAGCTTGCACCTCCCCGAGAACTTAAATTAGATGATATTTGCTGTACTGTTCTGTCATAGTTGACTAAAGGGTTATGTTGTTTTCTTACAAACAAGGTCACAGATTTTGTTGTTGATGGTTGACTAATTTTTCCTCAATTCATTTCTAGTGTAAGCTCGACCACATTTTGCAACATGATACATTTTCTGGCCACTTGTGGAGTTTCTTTGGCACAGTGTGGAATGCTTTTATGTACGTGTTGGAGCACTCTTATGTATCCTTGGCCGGTCTTGTGGTATTGCTAATTGTGGCAATTGTATTTGTCCCACCCAAAGTGTCTCGGAAGAAACAGGCAATTATTGGGATTCTTCATGTTTCTTCACACCTTGCAGCAGCTCTAATTCTTATGTTGCTTTTGGAACTGGGTGTTGAGACGTGTATCAGACATAACCTACTAGCAACTTCAGGCATgttgtatataatttttttttcttttgaatagTAATTTCTCATTACTTGTGGTTCTCTAATCTGAAGACTGCTCCTGCAATTCTAGTTTCTGTTACTTCTGTAGCTAATCATCTGAGTGATGCACATAATGGATGGTAAAGCTCTGTTGATCAAAATAGCTGACTGAATTCATATCTCAGAAACTTTCAGTTATTATTACAACATTTTCCTGCTTGATTTAGCTGtgattattttgtaatttttacaGCTGCCATGTCCTCCCTAAAAGTATGGAGACCATTATTATTTATGACTTGAATAACAATTCTTAGTGCTGTAGGAAttgttttattaatttgattatttgagTATGATATGTAATTGGTCACTTTTTTCAGGTTATCACACTTTATATCAGTGGTACCGATCAGTGGAAAGTGAGCACTTTCCAGACCCTACAGGTCTTCGATCTCGTATAGAACAATGGACATTTGGCCTTTATCCAGCTTGCATCAAATATCTCATGTCTGCATTTGATGTTCCTGAGGTAATGAAGTTTTAATTGTTACAGAAATATATGATAGTACTGCTTTTTGGTGTTGCCATATTCATAgagaaaattttcaggtcatggCTGTCACAAGGAGTAATATTTGCAAGAATGGGACTGAGTCACTGTCAAGAGGGGGTGCTGTCATCTATTATGCGTCTGTCTTCCTCTACTTTTGGGTCTTTTCAACACCCGTTGTTTCTTTGGTTTTTGGAAGTTACTTGTACATCTGCATTAACTGGTTTCACATACACTTTGATGAAGCATTCTCCTCACTCCGAATTGCTAATTACAAGGCCTTCACTCGATTCCACATCAATAAGGATGGCAATCTTGAAGTTTTCACCCTTGCAGTTGATAAGGtaaaatatcttttttttttttttttttttggctttccATTGGCAATTCTAGGTTGATGTAATTTGTTTGATCATGACTTCCACTAATCATTGATGGCTGCAGTTTTTATGTTGTAGATCAACTCATTTTCTCCCTTGTCTAGATTTAGAAACATGAATGTTAGCTCATGAACTGTGAGATGGCAGGATTTATATTCAGACAGTTGTAATAAATGGCAGTATGCACGTTACTGATTCAGTCTGATGTGCAGATCCCAAAGGAATGGAAACTGGATTCTCAGTGGGATGCGGAGCCAAAGCAGCCACAGCAGATGAGTCACCATCGACGGTTTCCTAGCAAATGGCGTGCAGTTACATCTCAGCAGGACCCACTAAATACTGTTAAAATAGTTGACCACTTTGTTATTCAACAAACAGAAAACTCAGACATTGGAGCAAGTAAGGGATCAGTCATTCGCTGATCCGGTTTTGCTAAAATTTGTAACATAATTGTAATCTCATCATTTAGGAAGCAATAGGGGggaaagaaaattagttctggaaCTGATTTCCATTTTTCTATCTCTAATTCCTGATCTATTAGTAGGCTGTCAGAATTAGTGCGTCAGAGTTCCTACTTGATTGGGCTCCTTTCAAACGCAGTTTACGCATTGTTGGGTGATCTAATATTTAGGTCCATTGCCCTTTAGATTATTTGAACGACAACATGAGGTGTCTTGACTGATGATCATAATCATTCTATGTAGAGTGGCCATTGCCCAATATACTTCTGTAAAGGTAAGCACAATTATGACTTGGAAAGGGCTGAAGAAACTTCTGAAACCTCTTATTGTAACTTTGTTTTGCGtttgcttatcatgtttgttgtaCCAAATCTTTTGTCTGTCTCAGTGTTGTCACTTGCATGGTACTGTTTTCAGATCTTTCTTGCCTTATTTACCATAACTAAGATTTATCATATAGGCTGAAGGTTCAAATCCAGCACTACATGCGTCTGGGCAATAGGTTGAGTTCAACGTGCTATATTCCAAGTCTTGGATGCACTTCAGTGATAAAATTCGAGAAGGGGCCTCGGGAAGGCCTATTCTTTTGGCTTTTCACTTCTCAAACAAGTGTGGTTATTGATGGTAACAGCCAGGAGAAATTGTTatctgttttatttatttatttattaagagAGCGTAGTAGAGTGAGTGATATGTTTTTAATTACTGAATCAAGTCATGTTAGGCATAAGCAATCaaggaaaaaaatttttttaacttggtattgagaatttgaataaacaagatCATGTTTAGATGCTAGTGCAAGGCTTATCTAATCACTAGGTAATGATGGGGATAAAAATTAATGGGAGTAAGGGAAGAGGCAAAATCTAGCTGCGGCCAGAACTGTGGAGAGATTCTCTGGCAAAAAttgatatatatacatatatatatatatatataactgttATTTGAGTCACTATACTGCAGTTGAGAATCTGAATGAAGAAAGCTCTCATACAATGTCCCATTCAACATTTGTGAGACCTCATCCCAGTTCTGAATTTGGACTGATAAAACTCCACTGTGTATCTTAAACCCGACGACTTGTGAGCTCTCCATATAGCAATCTCAGAGACTCTTGAACTTCTTCGAGTTTCTGCACATGAAATTTCAGCAagttcttatttatttatttatatattagacAGCAAACAAAAAGTTTATTGAAAAGATTGAAGTAGAATTTAAAAGCCTTACCGTGCGATTACCCACAACATCTTCGTGATAAACAACATTGTGGCGAGCGCTCTTGAAGTACTTCATTGCCCTAGTAGCTTTATAATCTACATGCTTCAGGTCGGATAGCAAGGTGGTGGTATTTATCCTTGGCTTGTATTTTGCAAGTACCTTAGCCTGCAATGCTCATCTTATCAACTTTGAGGCCAATTGAATTCACTGAGATTTCAGAAAGAAAGAGATTGCACCTCTGCAGATGAGCGGACATAAGACTTGCGGATTCTATTGAGTGGTTTTTTACCTTTGTTAAAGGAATTTGCGAGTACTGATATCATTCTGCGTAGCAAATTCCTACTGAATAGAAAGATGGCATGGACTCCTTTCTTATTGAAATACTCCACTATACCTTCATGATGTTCCAGCACTCCCTGCAAAAATGTATGAAGCATAATCCTATATTATTCCTTGAATAGAagaaagaataataataataataattgattgCATCACTTGCCTGATTAAGCATCCATTTGATCCAACAGCAGCATTGCACTCGTTCTTTGAAGCACTGCTGAACCAATGAAGATTGTATGCTTTATCCAGTGTCCTCAAAATTGCAGAAACATTCGCCCTCCGACCTTTTGCCCCGAATATTTCTCCATTATAGCTAACATTAATATGAATATTTAACAAAGTCTCAAACCAACCACTTCCGGATCTCTGCATGGACAAGATAGCAAAGTATCTTGCAGGATTGGAGGCACATTCCTCCCTGCTTATATGGATCAGAGTCATTATCTGCAAGAAAACAGGAACATAAACCTGGATTTTAAGCCTGTTTAGGTACCTGCTATTTGTTTCAGGTTCTGGGTAATGCATGTAGGGAAGTTCCCATGGTTCTGCATTTGAAGTATTACACTGTTGGTAGAATATTTTGAAATTAAGGAGTGAGGCTGTTGTATGGGGCCCTATTTGCTTTAAACATATGAAGCAAATGTAGACTCCACAAACCATAGCAAATGCCAACACCACCAATCTCAATGCTAATGGTGATTTCTTGGGAGCCTTTATGATCAATGAATcctgaaattgaagaattacacAAGATAATCAATATGTAGTGCCAAGATGGGATTGAAAagatacaaaaaaataaaaataaaaaaaaagtaaagataGATCATTATCATACTGTAGATTCCATCTATAATACTCAATGGAAATAGACCGAGAGCAACGAAGAAACAAAAAAGTCGGGAGGGATTTGGGTTTTAATCTGGTAGTtctttttgagaaaatcaaggcaATATAAATGGTCAGAGTTAAAAGGGGGGAAAAAGCAACTTTTGTATTAAGGAGAATTCTAAAAAACATACATTCTTGAATATACAAACATCTTCAGCCATTCtctaagaaagaaaagaaagcaaGGAAGATAAGAAATCAGTCTTCTCTGTTTTTGCTGTGATCTTTCCAGGAAACTTGTCAAATCTAGGTTTTAAAGATTTTTGTTGTGAAAAAGACATCATTTAAAATTCAATGTTCACTTGGGTAGACTTTTGTTTATATTAGTATGCCATTTTACTTTTAGGGACATTGGTGAAACAGAGGCAGAATAGAGAATGAGTTTTAGATAGTTAAAGAATTATGAGGGAATGGCTTTGAATTTGTGCCAAAGCATTACGTTTCTCATTCCTTGATTGGATTCTATGGACCTTGCCTGCTAATAAATTCTAACATTTTGAGGACCCAAACAATAATGTGTCTTCTGGAAATGGTTAAAAAGTCTCACCAATTGTTATagctgaaagaaaagaagctgaaACATAAGAAGAAAACATGCCTATCTTAACAGAGATGTGCCTCCCACTCATCAATATTCATAGAGCAAGTTCTCCTGTTCCTTTTATGGTTACAATACACGTGGACCTCGACCAACAAAGGAGTATGGGCAATATTTGTATATACTGAAGACGATCTATGACCCCTGGTACGGTTGTCCGACTCCTCCAATGAATCATCCGGCCTGCTAGATGGAGGTCCAAATAGAGCCAGAGTCCCTCTTCAGAGAACGACTTTCGTAGGAGGAACACTCTCCTAATAAAGAGTCATTTATGACAAAGAGACAAGTATATTAATTAGCCGAATAAATTATGGTACTGCGCCTATCACTGTTATCATCAATACTAACACAATAATCGCCATGGAAGAGGCACCCTAAAGATGGACCAAAAAAATTGAAGTCTACCAATAAACTATTTTTCACATACACTTGGCATTCCTCTATTAGTTGATAGGTCAATATATAAGGTCACATTTTTTTATCAAGTAAGCCATTACTCCTACATTCTCAACTCATATTTCCCTTTTAAACTATTCCTTTGACATCAACTAACTTAGTCATTAGAGTGCCAATGGGGAACAACACCTCTTGGCTCTCTTATGTCTCATTATCTTGTAGGCAAAATTATTGCCACCATTGCCTCAACAGTCGACCAGTCAGATAAGGTTTGTCACGCATTTCACCCATATTCCTAGCCTATATCTCATATATCTTTCACCGATACTTCATTAAATCTTTAAGCATCTATTTGCGTGTCATTCATCCGTAATACCACGAGTATGCCTCCGTAGTACCCCGAATATCACAAGACATCAATTACTTTTTTTCGATTTTCGATCAGGACTCAATTTCAAAACCTTACAGCTTGCCTTATGGATGACTCCAGTGGTTAAAGATTTTCGATTGCGACTCAATTTCAAGACCTCACAGCTTTGTAAATGACTCCAATGGTTAAAGTTCATTAGTTGGATACAGTTTAATGCAGTACTTTCTTTGTTTGAATTATTTTGTTATAGTTAAGTTGAGTTGGCTTACGGCCTTGGTCAAAAGTAGGCTGGAAATTTACATTTGGCATTTGCCGAGAAATAGACTTTGTGGGTGCATTGAAGTTTCCATGCCAGCAACAAACAACGTATAGCTTGATTTGCCAGTTGGCTTTAGCTGATAAAGTGATGCATTGCGATTGAAAATGATGCATATAGTCAACAACTCAAAATCAAATCTATACAGTAACATAAATGACATGTTATTTTTACACTTCAATAATCATCAACATTATTGGTTCATCATTTTCACAGTTGAATAATTGATCTGTTAAACATTTCTCATTCTGAAGCTAATCCTCAGTCCCTCACACCCCTTGGGGTAACAAGGGGTGGATCCGCCACTATACATGCCTCAGAAACAAATGTTGTTTCCCATGTCAAGTTGCTCCATACAGGATTAAACCAGAGTCACCGTGAGCAAGACTGTTCCATGTCAAGAAACAAAAGTGCTCCTTTCACTCCATGATCTGTAATCCTGCTTGTTTGCAAAAGAGACAAGTATTAAGTTTGCCAAAACAGAATTAGTGCAACCTAGGAAACATAAGAGaaactaataatttattaaaaatttcggTAACAAAAAAGCAGAGGCAAGGGAATAGGTTAAAATTAAGCAACACAACAGTTCTTTTGCCAGGGATCTATGAAGTACCATGAATACCACCAGCGGCCACATAAGTGCAGGAAAACTATTTGAAGTTCATATGATTGGCATCAAAGTTTTTAAACCCATGCAAGCTATTTGATGACTATTTAATCATGAAAGTATatttaagtagacaagaaagagagggaaagagagCAGAGAGAATTTCTCATAATAAGCCAAGCATATGGATCTGTATGCATTCATATCACAAGGTTAATTATCAAGGTTGAAAAAAGTAGACGTGGAAAATAGAAACTGCTGCCTTACCCAGGACAAAGTTCCCAAAACCATTGAGTGTGAAAACAACTTTGCTTTATGAGATGATTAATCGGACTATCTGCCCCAAATACCTGAAGGACTTTGTTGCTTCTTTTAAACATTTGTTTTTCACATCTCGAGACCAATGCTGCATTTTTAGTGTTAGAAAAATGAGAGGATAAGTCCCAATGAAAGCAAATGCAAAGGCAAATCAAATATACTAGTCCTCCCAAGCAATCAACCTTTCCAAGCATATTGAGCTTATCACGTGTCCTCTTCAACAATTCTTGAACATCTCCCCCCCATCTGTAGaattccaacactctcccttctAGAAGCTTCTCAGAGACCTAAATGAAGTTTGAAAAGTTTTAAGAACGATAAGGGTTttctacagaaaaaaaaaaaaaaccaatatcTCAAGTCTCTGGGGGACAATCATTATTATTCAAAGCAACTATATCAGATAAGAGAAAATCACTGCATTGATCAAACAAATGGGTAAAGGAAACTTGATTTATGCTTGGAAGAAAGTTAGACGAGACTATGATGGACACACATTTGCAAGACCAGGTTGTGACGTTGTCCCCTAATTAAACTTGTATACTCCATAAAGCACTAAATGATAATTAAAGAAGTACAAACCCAAGCAGAGTTCATCATTGTCCATGCCTTGCCCAAATTGTCCATGCCATGTTCAACATGGCACTAAATGATactatgccattttgtgtcactTTCCTATGATGGATTGCTATACCTAGCAAGAATTCATGTTTCCTTCATATCCAGTTTTCTATTTCCTTGTGGATTCCATATCTCTTCAAAATTTTAACCAGGCACAATTCAAACAAATATGGGGCTAGTGCTTTTCACGGGTTGGGTTTGCACAAACCCAACCCGACCCCATTTGGTTAAATTCACTTCATATTACAACCCGATCCAAAAATAAACTGGTTTGAATCGGGTCGGATCAAACCATTTTTTTAAAAACAAATAAGCGAGCCAGCAAGAACAAGAAAAAAGGTTCAGGTCAAGGCCATTGCCGGACTTCATTATAATCATAAAAATGACCTACAAATATGTGATTGTGGCCATTGGTCCATGAAGATTTCTTTTTCTAATCCATACATTATTTCTCTTTTGAATTTTAATATGAGCCATTTTTTAtaatatctttttattttttagggGATTAGATTAGAAAATTTGAATAAACACAGATaatcattaaaaaattataatttataataagaaaaattaaatattaaataaataaatgtaaCAGTAGCCAATAGCTATC harbors:
- the LOC110654700 gene encoding uncharacterized protein LOC110654700: MGSDRLLDTLRMERVRTIFTHTYPYPHEHSRHAIIAVVVGCLFFISSDNMHTLVEKLDKNVKWWSMYACLLGFFYFFSSPFLGKTIKPSYSNFSRWYIAWILVAALYHLPSFQSMGVDLRMNLSLFLTIYVSSILFLLVFHIVFLGLWYVGLVSRVAGKRPEILTILQNCAVLSIACCVFYSHCGNRAILRDRPLARRNSGWFSLWKKEERNTWLASLVRMNELKDRFCSSWFAPVGSASDYPLLSKWVIYGELGCNGSGCAGSSDEISPIYSLWATFIGLYIANYVVERSTGWALSHPLSVQEYEKSKKKQMKPDFLDMVPWYSGTSADLFKTVFDLLVSVTVFVGRFDMRMMQAAMTKVENGAQQGDLLYDHFSEKEDLWFDFMADTGDGGNSSYTVARLLAKPSIQLTRGDSVLSLPRGNLLLIGGDLAYPNPSAFTYEKRLFCPFEYALQPPSWYKPEHISVNKPELPVGVSELKQYDGPQCFVIPGNHDWFDGLHTFMRYICHKSWLGGWFMPQKKSYFALQLPKRWWVFGLDLALHNDIDVYQFKFFSELIKEKVGDNDSVIIMTHEPNWLLDWYWNSVSGKNVSHLICDYLKGRCKLQIAGDLHHYMRHSYVPSDRPVHVQHLLVNGCGGAFLHPTHVFSNFKELYGTNYETKAAYPSLEDSSRIALGNILKFRKKNWQFDFIGGIIYFVLSFSTFPQCKLDHILQHDTFSGHLWSFFGTVWNAFMYVLEHSYVSLAGLVVLLIVAIVFVPPKVSRKKQAIIGILHVSSHLAAALILMLLLELGVETCIRHNLLATSGYHTLYQWYRSVESEHFPDPTGLRSRIEQWTFGLYPACIKYLMSAFDVPEVMAVTRSNICKNGTESLSRGGAVIYYASVFLYFWVFSTPVVSLVFGSYLYICINWFHIHFDEAFSSLRIANYKAFTRFHINKDGNLEVFTLAVDKIPKEWKLDSQWDAEPKQPQQMSHHRRFPSKWRAVTSQQDPLNTVKIVDHFVIQQTENSDIGASKGSVIR